Part of the Streptomyces europaeiscabiei genome is shown below.
CAGGCCGCCGTGTTCGCCGGCTATGACATCGGGCCCGGCAGCACGGTGGGGCTGCGGACGCCGCCCAGTTTCACCCAGGTCGAGGTGCTGCTCGCGCTGTGGCGGCTGGGCGCTCAGGTGATGCTGTTCGACTTCCGGCTGAAGCCCGCCGAGGTGGACGCGCTCTGCGCCACCTGCCGGCCTCAGTTCATGGTCCGGGCCGGGTCCAACGTCCGGGCTGCGTTCGGCTTCCGGCCCGAGTACGAGGTCGCCACCGAGTGCCGCAGGGCCGGGCAACCGGCTGCGGGCCCGCACCGGCTGGTCCAGTTCAGCTCGGGCTCCACCGGGCGGCCGAAGGTGATCGGCAGGACCGCCGCGTCGATCGCCGCCGAGATCGAGTCGTTCGGGGCGGTCCCCGGTATGCCGGGCGAGGGCGACCGGCTGTTGCTGCTCAGCTCGACAGCGCACAGCTTCGGACTGCTCGGCGGGCTGCTGCACTCGCTGGCCGCCGGCGTCTCCGTCGTCTTCGCGCCCCGGGTCTCGGCCCGCGACATCCTGCGAACCTCGGTCGAGCACCGCATCACGCACCTGTTCGGGGTGCCGATGCACTTCGAACTGCTCGCCGCCGCCCTCGATCCACCCGCCCTGCCCGAGCTGCGGACCGCCGTCTCCGGCGGCGAGCTGATGCCCCCGGAGGTCGCCGCGCGATTCGCCGAACGGTTCGGCACCACGGTCGGCGAGGCCTACGGCACCACCGAGACCGGCATCGTCGCCATCGACGTGGCCGGCACGCTCCGGCCCACGGTCGGGCGGCCCGCGCCGGGAGTGCTGGTCCGGGAACACAAGGGCGAACTGGACGTCGCGCTCGACGGGTCTCCGTATCTCTTCGACTCCGGCGGCACCCAGTACGAGGACGGCTGGCTCCACACCCGCGACCGGGCCACGGTGGACGCCGACGGAACGGTCACCGTGGGCGGCCGCGCCGACTCCCTCGTCGTCATCGGCGGCCTCAAGGTCGACCTCACCGAGGTCGAGCACGTGCTCCGCGCGCACCCGGCCGTCGAACAGGCGGTCCTGGTCCACGAGGACGTGACCGAGGCGTACGTGGCGGTGACCGCCGGGGCCGGGAGCCCGTCGGCGGAGGAGTTGCTGCGCTGGTGCCGGGAGCGGCTGGCCGACTACAAGCTGCCCCGTGTGATCCGGCTGCTGGAGGCCCTGCCCCGCACGTCGAACGGGAAGCTGGTCCGCCAGGCGGCGACGCTCCAGGCGGCGGCGAGCAGCGCGTAACGGCTCGACGGGCTTCCCCCGTACGACTTTTCGCATGACCTTCTGACCTTCCCCATGGAGATGGCGATCATGAGCACGTCCACCCTGGACAACGAGATCCGCGAGTTCGTCCTGACCACGGTCATCGACGAGATGAACATCCTGCTGAGCCGTGACGGCATCACGGACGAGAGTCCGGTGACCGTCGGCGGGCTGGAACTGGACTCCCTGAGCCTGATCGAGCTCACGCTGCGGCTGGAGTCGCGGTTCGGCGTGGAGATCCCGGACACCGACATCGAGCCGCTTGCCTCCCTGACCCTCGGCGGGCTCGTCACCGAGGTCGTCGGGCGCGGGGCGAAGGCATGAGCGCGGAAGCCCCTGCGTCACCGGTCACGGAAGCGTCCGCATCGTCCGTCGCGGAAGCATCCGCGCGGTCCCTCACTGAAACGTCGGCGCCGTCCCTCACGGAAACGTCCGCGCCATCCCTCACGGAAACGTCGGCGCCGTCCCTCACTGAAGCGTCCGCCCCGTTCGCCATCACCACCGGCACCGTCCGGGAACTGCTCTCCGACCGCAAGGTCTTCCCCGGCGTCCCGGACGACCTCGGCGACGACGCCGAACTGGTCCTGGACTCGCTGGGGTTGGTGTGGCTGCTGCATGTGGTGGAGGAGCGGTACGGCCTGGTGGTGGAGCCCGGCGACGAGGACATCGCGGGCCTGACCTCGCTCCGCAGGCTCACCGAGTTCCTGAACGCGGCCGGGGCGGGTGCGGTGGAGGGGGGTGACCGCGTTGACCGGTGACGTGACGGTGACCGGGTTCGGCGTGCGCACCGCCTTCGGAACGGGCGCGGACGCCCTCCGCCGCGGGGTCTTCGCCGGCGTCCCCTCCTTCACCCCCACCACCCGCTTCGACACCGGCCCGTACCGTACGCCGATGGCCGGCGCCGCCCCCGACGGCCCCGACGCGGTCGAGGACTGGGCCCTGCGCCACGCCCTCGCACGCTGCGGAAGGGAGGCCCTCGACATGGCGGACCTGCCCCGGGGCACCGAGGCGGCGGTCCTGCTGGGCATCGCGGGCGACTGCACGAGCATCACCCGGTACTGGCGGGACGCGGCGGCGATGCCGGGGGCCGACGAGAGCGGCGGGACCGGCGTGGACCGGGGCGCGGCCCCAGCCCGTGGACTCACCGAAGCCGACCCGGGGCACCCCCTGCCCACCACCCCGGCCGTCTCGTCGGCCGCCCGGCTCACCGACGCCGTGCCCGCCCTGCTCACCGAGTCGCTGGCCGGAGGCCTCGGCCTGGCCGGCCCCCGGCTCACGTTCACCAACGCCTGTGTCGCCTCCGCCGCCGCGATCATCCATGCCTGCCGGCTGATCTCGTCCGGCCGGATCGACGTGGCGGTGTGCGCCGGCGGCTACCTCGTGGAGGAGGAGACGTTCGGGAAGTTCGACTCGGGGCGGGCGTTGTCCCGTGACGGCATGGTGCGGCCGTTCAGCGCCGACCGCACCGGGCTGCTGCTCGGCGACGGGGTCGCGGCGGTCGTGCTGGAGTCCGCCGAGCACGCGCGGCGGCGCGGGGCCCGGCCGCTGGCGGGCGTGGTCGGGTGGGGCGCGGCGACGGACGCCCACCACATCGCGCAGCCGCACCCGGAGGGTGTCGGCCTGGCCCGCGCGGCCCGGCAGGCGCTGCGGCTGGCCGGTGACCCCGACGGGTCGAGCCTCGGCTATGTCAACGCCCATGGCACCGGCACCAAGTACAACGACGGCGCCGAGACCCGGGGGCTGCGCGCCGCCCTCCCGGAGCGGGCCGAGTCGATCCCGGTCAGCTCCACCAAGAGCACCACGGGCCATCTCCTGGAGGCGGCCGGTGTCGTGGAGTTCGTGATCACGATGCTGGCCCTCATGGACGGCGTACTGCCGCCGACCGCCAACTTCACGCAGGCGGACCCGGAGTGCGACCTCGACTATGTGCCGAACCGGCCCCGTCGGGCCGACCTCCGCCGGGCCCTGACCATCAACGCCGCCTTCGGGGGCGCCAACACCGCACTCGTCCTGGAGCGGCCGTGACGACGACGGACAGCGGCGGGAGAACCGCACCGGCAAGCAGCGGGGAGGCCGCGCCGACCGAGAAGGCACCCCTGCGTTCGCCCCTCGGCGTCCTCACCACCGCCACCGCGACCCATGGCACCGGGTGGGACGGCGACATCCTGCTGCCGCGCCTGCCGGGGTTCGTGGAGTCGGCGTTCAGCCCGCTGGCGTACGAGGTCGCCGCGCGGTGTCTGACCGAGCGGCCGGGTGGGGGCACCTCCCGCTCGAGCGAAGCCGAGAGTGGGGGAGGCTCCCGTACGGCGGTGGCGCTGGCGAGCCTCATGGGTGACACCACCACGGCCGATCTGGCGAGCCGGCGGGTGGTGTCCGGGCGGGTCCACAACCCGCTGCTGTTCATGCAGGCCACCGCCAACTCCGTGCTGGGGCACATCAGCCGGGAATTCCGGATCACGGGGCAGATGTTCAGCCTGTCCGTCCTCGACGACCCGGTGACCGAACTGCTGGCCATGGCGGACCTCCTCCTGGAGGACCCGGAGCTGGACCGGGTCCTGGTGGTGGGCGTGGAACTGGGCGGCGGCGAGCGGCTGGCCGCCGTGCACCGGGAGCTCTCCGCCGACACCGGCCGCCCGGTCCCGGACCTCCCCGGCTCCGCCGCCCTGGCGGTGGCCGTCCTGCTGGGGCGCCCCGGTGCCGGCGCCCCCGTGACCATCCGTGCGACGCAGACGTACGACGGCGAGCGGCCGGCGGCGTCCTCGCACCCCGGCAGCGTCCGGGGCCTGTTCGACCTGGCCGCCGCCCACCGGCGGCTGCTGCGGGACGGCGGCACCCACGTCCTGGTCACCGAACCCCGGGCGCCCGCGTTCCTCCTCGACGCCGAACGGCTCCCGGACCGACCTGAAGGAAACGAGACGGAGACCCATGCTCATCAGTAGGCAGGAGCGGGCGCGGATCTGCTCCGACACCGAACTCGGCGCCGGCAACGTCCTGCGGCGGCTGCGGGCGTACGAACGCCCGCTCGACGAGGCGGTGTTGCGGACCGACGGCACCTGGCGCGCACCGGACGGCAGCCGCCCCGAGGTGCTGGCGCTCGGGCAGTTGTCCGAGGTGGTCGAGACGTACGCGGGCTGGTACGCGGCCCGGGGCGTGCGGCCCCGCGACCCGGTGGCCGTCCACTCCTTCTCGGCCGCCGAGTTCGCGGTGAACTTCCTGGCGCTGACCTCACTGGGCGCCGTCCCGTCGTTCGTCAACGGCAACCTGTCCCCGGAGATCGCCCGGGAGTACGTCCGCAGGCAGGGCGCGGTGGGTGCCTTCACGGACGAGGCGCACCGTGAGGTGCTGGCCGAGGAGGCGGAAGGCCGCGACGGCGGGACCGGCCTCGGCTTCTGTGTGACCGCCGCCGACATCCGGCCGGAGCACCGCGCGTCGCTCCCGCCGTCGTACCCGTACCGGCACGACCCGACCGACCCCGTGCTCATCTCCCACTCGTCCGGCACCACCGGCATGCCGAAGGGCGTGCCGCACACCCACCGGACGCTGATGTACGCCCAGGTGCACCGGCTGCGTTTCTCCACCGGCGCCGACATGGAGCGCACGCTGGTGGGGCTGCCGGGCGCGCACAACGCGATGGTGGCGACGCTGCTGTACTGCCTGCTGCTGCGCACGGACATCAAGCTGCTCTCCAGCCAGCGCGGCACGGACGTGCTGGACGCCGTCGAGGAGTTCCGGCCGACGACCGTGCTGGCCTTCGCCGGGACCTTCGGCGAGATGGCGGCGGAGGACCTGACGGCACGTGATCTGTCCAGCGTGCAGGTGTGGTTCAACACCGGTGACGCGGCGCACGAGGCGCACATCCGGGCGCTCGTCCAGCACGGCAGCCATGTCGAGGTCCGGCGGGACCTGAGCCGCGTCCGGGTCGACGGCTCGGTCTTCGTGGACGGGCTCGGTTCGTCGGAGGCCGGCTACTCCGTCTTCCACAACCGGCACACCAAGGACACCTCGGCCTACTCCCGCTGCGTCGGCAAGCCGATCAGCTTCGCCGAGGCCGCCGTGCTGGCCGAGGACGGCACCCCGCTGCCACCCGGCCGGATCGGCCGGCTGGGCCTCAGGTCGCCCACGCTCACGCCCGGTTACTGGAACGACTCGCTCACCTGGAACCGGATGCGGCTCGGCGGCTACTGGCTCACCGGCGACCTCGCCCACCAGGACGAGCAGGGCAACTTCTACCACCTCGACCGGGTCCCGGACGCCGTCCGCACCCGCGCCGGGATCGTCTTCAGCACCCGCACCGAGGAACTGCTCCTGGCCGAGCTGCCCCGGCTCGCCGACTGCACGGTGGTCGGGGTCGCCCCCGACGGCGTCCGCGCGGACTGGGACGGCGACGGCGAGGCCGAGGCGTTCGCGCTGCTCCAGCTCGCCGACGAGGGCGGAGCCGGGAACGGAGCCGAGGGCGGCGGCGAGGAGGGCGACGAGGTGTGGACCACGCGCGTCAACGCCGTGCTGACGGCCGCCGGGTTCCCGCCGGTGTCCCGGGCGCTGCGGATGAAGCCCGACGACGTGGCCAAGGGCGCCACCGGCAAGGTTCTCAAACGAGTGATGCGCGACCGGTTCGCCGCCGACATGGCCGACGCGGTCGCCGCCGAGGAGCAGCACGCATGAGCACGCACACCGACGCCGACGGCGTCAACCACCGCGCCCGCGCGAGTGAGGCGTACCGGCTGTGGTGGCAGCACGACGCCAACTGGTACCAGGGGGTGGCCGCGCGGTTCGGGCAGGAGGTCGCGAACGAGATCAACGCGGAGGCGCTGGGGAAGGTCGCCCTGCACGTCGGTCAGCGGGTCGCCCGGCTGTACGGGCCGCTCCCGGACACCGGCGACCGCCGCAAGGACCTGGAGGAGCTGCGCCGCCGCTACGACGACTGCGGCGACCGGATGTTCCCGCCGGAGCTGCGCAACGCCTCCACCGAGGTCGAGGACGACGACACGATCGTGCTCACCCTGAAGCGGAACTTCGCGATCACCATGGTCCGGATGGCCGGTTCGCTGGAGGGTTACCGCTGTCCCTGCACCGCCATCCACGCCGGCTGGTCCGAGGGTCTCGGTGCGGCCCTCACGGAGAACCGGGCCGAGAGCTGCCTGCGGGACGGCGACAGGGCATGCCGTCTGATCATGCGGGTCTGTGCCCCCGTCGCACCCGGTTCGGAGGGCTGAGGCATGCGCGTACTCGTCGCCGGGGCCACCGGAGTGGTCGGGCATCCGCTGGTGGGCGCCCTGCGGGCGCGGGGCCACCATGTGAGCGCGCTCGTACGGCAGGGCTCCCGGAGCCGGGCCCCCGAGGCGGACGAGGTGGTCGTCGCCGACGCCCTCGACCGTGACGCCGTGCTGTCGGCGGTGTCGGCCGCCCGGCCCGAGGTGGTCGTCCACCAGTTGTCGGCCCTGCGGCTGCTGCGCGACGACCCGCGGGGAGCCTTCGCCCTCACCGCGCTGCTGCGCACCGAGGGCACCGCCCACCTGATCGAGTCGGCCCGCGCGGTCGGCGCGCGCCGACTGGTCGCCCAGTCCATCGCCTTCGCCGCCGCCCCGGCCGGCGACCCGGTCCTCGACGAGGACGCGCCCCTGTACGTGGACGCCCCCGACCCCGGCTGGGCCTCGACGGTACGGGCCGTCGCCGAGCTGGAGCGGCAGGTGACGGGCAGCGACATGGAGGGGGTGGTGCTGCGCTACGGCACGCTGTACGGCCCCCGCACCGCGTACGCCCGTACCGGCACAACCTCCGGGTCCGTCCTGGCCGGACGGCTCCCGCTGCCCGGCGGCGGGGCCGGGATCATGTCGTTCCTGCACGTCGAGGACGCCGTGGGGGCGGCCGTGGCGGGCGTCGAAGCCGACGCCACCGGGGTGTTCCATGTGACGGACGACGACCCGGCCCCCGCCGCACAGTGGCTGCCGCACCTCGCCCGGGTCCTCGCCGCCCCCTCCCCGCGCACGGTCCCCGCGGCCCTCGCACCCCGGCTCCTCGGCTGGTTCATGGCCCACCAGCTCACGTCCGCGCACGGCGCGGCCAACGACCGGGCCCGTACGGCACTGGGCTGGAAGCCGGCCAGACCGAGCTGGCGTGACGGGCTGGGCCGGGAATGACCCGTACCGATGACGCCCTCACCGTCTGTGTGATCGGCGCCGGTCCGCGTGGCCTCTCCGTGCTGGAGCGGATCTGCGCCAACGCCGGTGGGATCGTGCGGCCGGTCGAGGTCCACCTCGTCGATCCGTACCCGCCGGGCGCGGGCGCGGTCTGGCGCACGGACCAGCCGGGCGAACTGCTGATGAACACGGTCGCCTCCCAGGTGACCCTGTTCACCGACGACAGCGTGGACTGCGCGGGACCGTCGGTGCCGGGACCCAGCCTGTATGAGTGGGCGTGCGCGATCCGCGACCGGGCGATCGACCAGGACCTTCCCGCGCGGGCTGTGGACGAGGCGCGGCGGCTCGGCCCCGACACCTATCCGACCCGCGCGTTCCACGGCCACTACCTGGAATGGGTCCTGCGGCACCTGTTACGCACGGCCCCCGCCCATGTGACGGTCCACACCCACCGGACGACGGCGGTCGCGCTGGACGACGACGCGAGCAGGCAGGACGACGGTACGGGGCGGCAGGACGATCACCCCTCGGGCCGGCCGCAGACGGTGACCCTGGAGAACGGCGGCCGGCTGGCCGGTCTGGACGCGGTGGTGCTGGCTCTCGGCCACGGCGGCGTGACCGAGTCCCCGGAGGAACGCGCGCTGCGCTCCTTCGCCGACCGGCACGGCCTCACCTACGTGGCCCCCGCCAACCCGGCCGACACCGATCTGAGCGGCATCGCGCCGGGCACGCCGGTCGCTCTGCGCGGGCTGGGCCTGAACTTCTTCGACTGCCTGGCCCTTCTCACCGAGGGCCGTGGCGGCACGTTCAAGGAGAGCGAGTCCGGTCTCGTCTACCTTCCGAGCGGCAACGAGCCCGTCCTGTACGCCGGTTCGCGGCGCGGCGTCCCGTACCACGCCCGGGGCGAGAACGAGAAGGGCGCGCTCGGCCGCCACGAGCCGCGCTTCCTGACCCCGGACGTCATCGCGGGACTACGGCGCCGCGTGGCCGACGGGCACCCCCTCGGCTTCCGCCACGACCTCTGGCCGATCGTCGACCGCGAGATACGGACCGTCCACCACGAGGCGTGGATCCGCGCCGCCCGAGGACCGGAGGCGGCCGAGGAGTTCGTACGGTCGTGCCTCGCGGATGCGGGTGGGCGGGGCGAGGCGGCCCTGCTCGACCGATACGCCGTCCCGCCCGGCGAGCGATGGGACTGGACGCGGATCGAACACCCTTACGGGGAGCGGACGTTCACGGGCCGCGCCGACTTCCGGCGCTGGCTGCTTGCGTATCTGCGCCGGGATGTCGGCGAGGCCCGCCGCGGCAATGTGAACGGACCGCTGAAGGCAGCTCTGGACGCCCTGCGGGACCTGCGCAACGAGATCCGGCTCGTCGTCGACCACGGCGGAGTCTCCGGCGACTCGTACCGTGCCGAACTCGACGGCTGGTACACCCCGTTGAACGCCTTCACCTCGATCGGCCCGCCCGCCTTCCGTATCGAGCAGTTGGTCGCGCTGATCGAGGCGGATGTGCTGCAGGTGCTCGGCCCGGGGATGCGGGTTCGGGCCCGGGCTCCCGGCGGTGGCGTCGAGGAGGGGCGCGGCGAGGGTGCCGGCGAGGGCGGCTTCCTCGTGGACGCGGAGCTGGTGGACGACCCCCCGGTCCGGGTCGAGGCCCTGATCGAGGCGCGGCTGCCCTCGGTGGATCTGCGGCGGAGCACCGACCCACTGCTCCGGGGGCTGCTCGCGTCCGGCGGGTGCGGCCCGTACCGGCTGGGGGGCGATCCGGGGCACGAGCCGGGCGGACTGGCGGTCACCGACAGCCCGCCCCGGCTGGTGGACGCGGCGGGCCGGCCGCACCCGCGCCGGTTCGCCTTCGGGGTGCCGGTGGAGGGCGTGCGCTGGGTGACGGCGGTCGGCATCAGGCCCGGCGTCGGCTCGGTGACGCTGGAGGACTCGGACGCGATCGCGCGCGCGGCGCTGGGGCTCGGGCCCGTGGGGCCGCAGGGGCAGCGAGCGGAGGGGCCGGGGGCCGCAGCGCCGAGGGCGGCAGCGCCGGAGGCCGCCGTCGCTTCGGTGGCACGTCGGACATCAGGCACAGGGAGTCGATGAGCGTGAACACGATGTCCGTGGGAACCGACGCGGGCCTGCTCGCCCCCACCTGGGCGGGCACGCCGGTCGCGGCCGAGGTGACCGACGAGGCGTGGCTGCAGGCCATGCTGGACACCGAAGTGGCGCTGGCCCGCGCCCAGCACGCGGTCGGGCTGACCCCGGCCGCCGCGGTGGAGGCGATCGCCTCGGCGGCCCGTGTGGAACGGCTCGACCTGGTCGCCCTGGCCCATGCGGCACGGGCCGCCGCCAACCCGGTGGTCGCGCTGGTGACCGCCTTCACCGAGGTCGTCGCCGCGGAGGATCCGGCCGCCGCGGAGTATGTACACAGGGGGTCCACCAGCCAGGACATTCTGGACTCGGCGGCGATGTTGATCAGCCGTCGGGTGCTCGATCTGATCGCGGCGGATCTGGTCCACGTGACGGCCGCCCTCGCCTCGCTGGCCGACACACACCGTCGCACGGTTCTCGCCGGCCGCACTCTGGCCCAGCACGCGGTGCCGACGACCTTCGGGCTGAAGGCGGCGGGATGGCTGGAGTTGGCCGTCGACGCGTCGGTGCGGGTGCGGGCGCTGGCTTCGAGACTTCCGGCCCAGTTGGGGGGCGCGGGTGGGACGTTGGCCGCGTATCGGGAGTACGCGGTGGTGGACCGCGGGAGTGGGGAAGGAAAGAGCGATGGCACCCCCGGCGAGGGCGGGCTGGAGCTGCTCAAGCCCTTCTCCGAGGCGCTGGGCCTCGCCGAGCCCACCCTCCCCTGGCACACGGTCCGTACCCCCGTCGCCGAACTCGGGGCCGTGCTCCAGCTCGTCACCGGGGCGCTCGGGAAGTTCGCGCTCGATGTGCAGACGTTGTCCCGCACGGAGATCGGTGAACTGTCCGAGCCGGCGGGGGCCGGGCGCGGTGCCTCCTCCGCCATGCCGCAGAAGCGGAACCCCGCGCTGGCCACGCTGATCGTGTCGGCCGCCCGGCAGGTCCCCGCGCACGCCCTCGTGCTGGCGCAGTGTCTGCTCGCCGAGGACGAACGGCCCGCCGGGGCGTGGCACGCAGAGTGGCAGCCGCTGCGGGAGGCGTTGCGGCTGACGGGCGGGGCCGCGCACACCGCCGTCGAGCTCGCGGATGGGCTGATCGTCCACCGGGACCGTATGCGGGCCAACCTCGACCTGACCGGCGGCGCCATCGTCACCGAACGCCTGGCCGTGGCCCTTGCCCCGGTGTTCGGCAAGGTCCGCGCGAAGAAGTTCCTGACCGGCGCCTCGGCCGAGGCCGCTGACACCGGCCGCCCCCTGCGGGAGGTGCTGGCCGCCGACCCGGAACTGTGCGCCCGGTTCGCCCCCGACCAACTGTCGGAACTGCTCGACCCGGCGCGCTACACGGGCGTGCCCGAGGCCCTGATCGACCGGGCACTGAACAGATACGAAGCCGTGCGCGGACACGAAGGCGTGCGCGGACACGAAGGCGTCCGCGCACAAGGCGTCCGCGCATACGAAGGCAGAGGTCCGGACGAGGCCGCCTGGCCCGGTCGTGAGAACAACGGAGGCACGCTGTGAGCACCGTGAGCCGGACGACCGGGAAACCGGCCGCCGCACCCGCCCGCTCCTGGCCCGTCCTCCTGGTCGTGGTCTGCGCGCAGATGCTGATCTGGCTGGACACCTCGATCCTCAATGTCGCCGTCACCACCCTCGCCGACCCGGTGAAGGGCCTGGGCGCGACCCCCGGCGAGCTGGAGTGGGTGGCGAGCGCCTACACCCTGGTCGTCGCCGGCACCCTCTTCGCGGGCGGCGCCCTGGCCGACCGTTTCGGTCCCCGGAACACGCTCGTCGCCGGGCTCGCGCTGATCGGGGTGGCCTCCGGCGCGGGCGCGTTCGTGGACAGCCCCGCGTGGCTGATCGTGGCCCGGGCCTTCATGGGTGCGGGCAGCGGCCTGCTCATGCCGGCGACGCTGACGGTGATCGTGCAGAGCACCCCGGAGGACGAACGCACCCGGGCGATCGCGATCTGGAGCTCGTCGAGCGGTCTCGGCGTCGCCGTCGGGCCCGTCGTGGGCGGGGCACTGCTCAGCCACTTCTGGTGGGGCTCGGTCTTCCTCGTCAACGTACCGATCGTCGCCCTGTGTCTGGTGGCGGTCATGGCCGTCGTCCCCGACCTGGGCGGCTCCCGCCGCCGGGTGCTCGACCTGCCGGGGCTGGGGCTTTCGGTGCTCGGCCTGGGCGGCGTGGTCTACGGCATCATCGAACTCGGCGGCGGCAGCACCTGGTACGGCCCGCACGTCCTCCTGCCGCTACTGCTGGGCGGTGTCGTGCTGGCCGTCTTCGTCTCCTCTCAGCGCAGGTCAGCGACGCCCAGCCTGGACCTGCGGCTCTTCGGGCAACCCGGATTCACGGCCGGCAGCGTGGTCCTGCTGATCGCTTTCATGGCGCTGGCCGGTCACCTGTTCTACGCGGCCTTCTATCTCCAGGGCCCCCGGGGCCTCTCCCCCGCCGACGCCGGAACCGTGATGATCGCCGCCGCCGTCGGCATCGTCCTGGGCAGCCAGGCCTCCCCCGCACTGAGCCGTCTGCTGTCGGCCCGCTGGACGGTCGCGTCCGGCGTCGCGGCCACCGCCGCCACGTACGTCGCCTACGCCTGGCTCGACGGGCGCACCCCCCTCTGGGTCGTCGCCGTACTGCTGTGGATCCAGGGCTTCGGCATGGGCCTGGTCGGCACCCCGGTCACGGCCGTGATGATGCGCGGGGTGCCGCCACAGCTCGCGGGCGCCGGCTCCGCCGTCAACAGCGTCACCCGGCAGGTCGGCGGCACCCTCGGGGTGGCGATGGCCGGCTCGATCCTCTCCGGCGTCTACCGGGACCGGATGGCCGACGCCGAACTGCCCGGCACCACGCAGGGCCTGTCACCGGCCGCCGAGGAACAGGCCCGCACCTCCGCCGAGGCCGCCCGCTCGCTCGCCGACTCACTGCACCTGCCGGAGCTGGCGGCCACGGCCGACCGTGCCTTCCTCGACGCCATGTACGCCGCCACGCTCTCCGTCGCCGCCCTCGCCCTCATCGGGTGCGCGGTGGCCGTCGTGGGCCTGCGCACCCGTGCGGCACCCGAGGGCCGCGAGCACACCACAGCGTCGGACACGGCACGGGAAGGACAGACACGATGACACGGACACCGACAGCCCGTTCGGTCCTCGTCACCG
Proteins encoded:
- a CDS encoding class-II fumarase/aspartase family protein, with the protein product MSVNTMSVGTDAGLLAPTWAGTPVAAEVTDEAWLQAMLDTEVALARAQHAVGLTPAAAVEAIASAARVERLDLVALAHAARAAANPVVALVTAFTEVVAAEDPAAAEYVHRGSTSQDILDSAAMLISRRVLDLIAADLVHVTAALASLADTHRRTVLAGRTLAQHAVPTTFGLKAAGWLELAVDASVRVRALASRLPAQLGGAGGTLAAYREYAVVDRGSGEGKSDGTPGEGGLELLKPFSEALGLAEPTLPWHTVRTPVAELGAVLQLVTGALGKFALDVQTLSRTEIGELSEPAGAGRGASSAMPQKRNPALATLIVSAARQVPAHALVLAQCLLAEDERPAGAWHAEWQPLREALRLTGGAAHTAVELADGLIVHRDRMRANLDLTGGAIVTERLAVALAPVFGKVRAKKFLTGASAEAADTGRPLREVLAADPELCARFAPDQLSELLDPARYTGVPEALIDRALNRYEAVRGHEGVRGHEGVRAQGVRAYEGRGPDEAAWPGRENNGGTL
- a CDS encoding MFS transporter; translation: MSTVSRTTGKPAAAPARSWPVLLVVVCAQMLIWLDTSILNVAVTTLADPVKGLGATPGELEWVASAYTLVVAGTLFAGGALADRFGPRNTLVAGLALIGVASGAGAFVDSPAWLIVARAFMGAGSGLLMPATLTVIVQSTPEDERTRAIAIWSSSSGLGVAVGPVVGGALLSHFWWGSVFLVNVPIVALCLVAVMAVVPDLGGSRRRVLDLPGLGLSVLGLGGVVYGIIELGGGSTWYGPHVLLPLLLGGVVLAVFVSSQRRSATPSLDLRLFGQPGFTAGSVVLLIAFMALAGHLFYAAFYLQGPRGLSPADAGTVMIAAAVGIVLGSQASPALSRLLSARWTVASGVAATAATYVAYAWLDGRTPLWVVAVLLWIQGFGMGLVGTPVTAVMMRGVPPQLAGAGSAVNSVTRQVGGTLGVAMAGSILSGVYRDRMADAELPGTTQGLSPAAEEQARTSAEAARSLADSLHLPELAATADRAFLDAMYAATLSVAALALIGCAVAVVGLRTRAAPEGREHTTASDTAREGQTR